From a single Plutella xylostella chromosome 5, ilPluXylo3.1, whole genome shotgun sequence genomic region:
- the LOC125491476 gene encoding uncharacterized protein LOC125491476, with protein MKIQIVFLMVMVTLCVAAPQLQRGSQDTGSQQFIEEVVVESVLQVRSPSAGRQARTNTQTSLKDGARVAALKSN; from the exons ATGAAGATTCAAATTGTCTTCCTGATGGTGATGGTGACATTGTGTGTCGCGGCGCCGCAGCTACAGAGGGGCAGTCAAG ACACGGGCAGCCAGCAGTTCATCGAGGAGGTGGTGGTGGAGTCGGTCCTGCAAGTCCGCAGCCCCTCCGCCGGTCGCCAGGCCCGCACCAACACGCAGACTTCGCTGAAAGATGGCGCTAGGGTCGCCGCACTTAAAAGCAATTGA
- the LOC105393082 gene encoding uncharacterized protein LOC105393082 encodes MKTILAFVVVSCALGTQGYPYYPYYGSNLDSLSYGSHDGSQGAMVLNRYYQPYYRAAAGGGGVAAFMYQQPSQPSQGYHQPAPSQGYHQPTPSQGYYQPDRRQVEPQAPPQQNEVYYPQQPDETYTPKAAEQTTKLIEADPTTEKIELFSTTLKTIEPEITEPEVEEVEEPKPRRRVSKKKQVKRPVEDEEDDEVARMPGGTYFPMFFGWGRSGQGQAPGVMAIANAYSTGRGGVSSSHATAYGPPRTEPEYTKSSQ; translated from the exons ATGAAGACGATCCTTGCCTTTGTCGTAGTGTCCTGCGCGCTCGGCACACAAGGATACCCTTACTATCCTTACTATGGATCTAACCTGGACTCCT TATCCTACGGGTCTCACGACGGCAGCCAGGGCGCGATGGTGCTGAACCGCTACTACCAGCCCTACTaccgcgcggcggcgggcggcggcggcgtggcggcCTTCATGTACCAGCAGCCCAGCCAGCCCAGCCAGGGCTACCACCAGCCCGCGCCCAGCCAGGGCTACCACCAACCCACGCCCAGCCAGGGCTACTACCAGCCGGACCGCCGCCAGGTCGAACCCCAAGCGCCTCCGCAGCAGAACGAAGTCTACTATCCGCAGCAGCCAGACGAAACCTACACGCCGAAAGCGGCCGAACAGACCACGAAACTCATCGAAGCCGACCCCACTACGGAGAAAATAGAACTATTCTCTACAACCCTGAAAACCATTGAGCCAGAGATCACGGAGCCTGAAGTAGAGGAGGTGGAGGAGCCCAAGCCGAGGAGGCGCGTGTCCAAGAAGAAGCAGGTGAAGCGTCCCGTGGAGGACGAGGAGGATGACGAGGTGGCTCGCATGCCGGGCGGGACCTACTTCCCCATGTTCTTCGGCTGGGGCCGCTCGGGGCAGGGCCAGGCGCCCGGCGTCATGGCCATCGCCAACGCCTACAGCACGGGCCGCGGCGGGGTCTCCAGCAGCCACGCCACCGCCTACGGGCCGCCCCGCACCGAGCCAGAATACACCAAATCAAGTCAATAG
- the LOC105395423 gene encoding keratin, type II cytoskeletal 1-like, with protein MYWIIGILAVVALLGDCAVISENQHRLQRGYNNNNKNGGYGGYGEGSHGQSGYGQGNYGQGSYGQGGYRNSDERDSHSRDGCSDDEDGGRSDSSEVSYGRQGGEHRHTPSSRSLVKTPAAASNQKHRA; from the exons ATGTATTGGATCATCGGAATACTAGCTGTAGTCGCCCTGCTTGGAGACTGTGCTGTGATTTcag AAAACCAACACCGCCTACAGCGAGGCtacaacaacaataacaaaaatggCGGATACGGCGGCTACGGCGAGGGGTCACACGGGCAGAGTGGCTACGGGCAGGGCAACTATGGGCAGGGCAGCTACGGGCAAGGTGGCTACCGGAACAGTGACGAGCGAGACAGCCACAGCAGGGATGGCTGCTCAGACGACGAGGATGGTGGAAGAAG TGATAGCAGTGAGGTAAGCTACGGCAGGCAGGGGGGCGAGCACCGGCACACTCCCAGCTCCAGGAGTCTCGTGAAGACACCCGCCGCCGCTTCTAACCAGAAACATCGTGCTTGA
- the LOC119692397 gene encoding uncharacterized PE-PGRS family protein PE_PGRS10-like, with the protein MKEAVLIATACLLIGFSEQAVRVRRHGYSSGGDFSAGGSFGGGGYGGGGGGGGGGYSGGGGGYSGGGGSYGAGGAGVDTATNGEAEISVSGGLPLGAISAGIGSFLGSVRENVKDVHSHFKHKGVGKDKVHYSGDGNSGFAFGGSVGGGSSGSGGQSGGGYGGGYGGGGSENGGSAGFEFDINASGNNQGTGGANGANYGGGYGGSYGSSYSENHRTSSGVNSGGNGEFALGIGSSSGLGANSESSGNNAGYGGFKVGINTAGIQSKGSEAGFGSGGQGLYVANAGTTNGANSGGSSGQAGFNLGVQTAGTNFKANGVNGGGYGGSSGGTYGSSYGASGSSYNSGFNIGGQDGFVATAGTSNNQGKIGSNGGQGGFGLGISTVAGNQDKGNFGGGYESSSSYGTKYEKTYDSTYGSGNSGKGGVVFDAGSSSGLGTQQVSSSNNAGYGGLKVGISSAANQNKGILGGSYGDSYASNFGSSYGVSTGGKREYVTKPENSVNNAGYGGFKVGISTAGNQDKGSHGGGYGSTYASKYGNSYGVSTGTGGQKGFKFDVNTATSQNKGNHGTGLGYGGTFGGSTGGGNGGVVIDISSTGNSERGSGGFSLDTGSVLETSTGFEGSNFVGGKKDIEIGTVGEGFELSGSGGQTSVVQYGGSTGGVAPTVDFGLSIGGIGSGGSGYSGGEIGKFEVAGFDNGGAGFSVPSGDSGDVIVVVEEGVDESTFEGGRGSGGVSYGTSLGSSGGSEFSSGYGGKVGSSYAGSGGSKGYGGGGVNLGGGFGLGGGSTGSSSYGSKSESSFGVHHSNKHHGSGGSKGTVGVTLGDAFGISGGSQVGHSAHGAHAAGSHGGGTGGLSFGIGVDGASGGSHGGRGESHFGSHASHGGHGYRASHGGGNGELSFGFGAGGGSQGNHGGKGESHFGVHGSNGGYGSTAGGGGNGALSFGVGAGGGGGGGSQGNYAVKETSHFESHGSGGSYGSGGSHGSNNGGLSFGLGAGGGGGSAGSHVGQGGSHFGSHGSSGSHGASNGGLSVGFGGGSGSEGSYSGQGGSHFGSHGSSGGHGASNGGLSFGFGAGGGSEGSHGGRGEGHFGSHGSSGSQGGGNGGLSFGFGVGGSEGGASTYG; encoded by the exons ATGAAGGAGGCTGTGTTAATTGCTACCGCGTGTCTCTTGATAGGCTTTAGTGAACAAGCAG TTCGCGTGCGGCGTCATGGTTACAGCAGTGGAGGAGACTTCAGTGCAGGGGGAAGCTTTGGTGGAGGCGGCTATGGAGGAGGGGGCGGGGGTGGAGGCGGGGGTTACAGCGGAGGGGGTGGGGGCTacagcggcggcggtggaAGCTATGGCGCTGGAGGAGCCGGAGTAGACACGGCCACCAACGGAGAAGCTGAAATCAGTGTGTCCGGCGGACTACCACTCGGGGCCATATCAGCAGGCATCGGCAGCTTCCTCGGCTCAGTGAGGGAAAACGTGAAAGATGTGCACTCTCATTTCAAACATAAGGGTGTAGGGAAAGACAAAGTTCATTACTCTGGTGATGGCAACTCTGGATTCGCGTTCGGTGGATCCGTTGGTGGGGGCTCGAGTGGATCCGGCGGACAATCAGGAGGAGGTTACGGTGGCGGTTACGGTGGGGGTGGAAGTGAAAACGGCGGCAGTGCGGGCTTTGAATTTGATATCAATGCATCTGGAAATAATCAAGGAACGGGAGGTGCTAATGGTGCAAATTATGGAGGTGGTTATGGTGGAAGTTACGGAAGTAGCTATTCAGAAAACCATAGAACCAGCAGCGGCGTCAACTCTGGAGGCAATGGAGAATTTGCTCTTGGTATCGGCTCATCCAGCGGTCTTGGAGCTAATAGTGAAAGTAGTGGTAATAATGCTGGCTACGGAGGATTCAAAGTGGGTATAAACACCGCAGGTATCCAAAGTAAGGGGAGCGAAGCAGGTTTTGGCAGTGGAGGCCAGGGATTATATGTGGCCAATGCAGGCACGACCAATGGTGCTAATAGTGGAGGCAGTAGCGGCCAGGCAGGCTTTAATTTGGGTGTCCAGACAGCTGGTACTAATTTTAAAGCCAACGGCGTCAATGGAGGAGGCTACGGAGGAAGTTCTGGTGGAACCTATGGAAGTAGTTACGGTGCAAGTGGTAGTAGCTACAATAGTGGATTCAATATTGGCGGCCAAGATGGATTTGTGGCTACTGCTGGCACATCTAACAACCAAGGAAAAATTGGAAGCAACGGCGGCCAAGGTGGTTTCGgtttaggtataagtactgtTGCCGGTAACCAAGATAAAGGAAACTTTGGTGGTGGCTACGAGAGTAGTAGCAGCTATGGTACTAAATATGAAAAAACATACGATAGCACCTATGGTTCTGGAAATAGTGGTAAAGGAGGCGTCGTTTTTGACGCTGGCTCATCTAGCGGCCTTGGAACTCAACAAGTAAGTAGCAGCAACAACGCTGGCTATGGAGGtttaaaagtaggtattagtAGTGCTGCTAATCAAAATAAAGGAATCCTAGGAGGTAGCTATGGAGATAGCTACGCTAGCAACTTTGGAAGTAGCTACGGTGTCAGTACTGGAGGAAAAAGAGAATATGTAACTAAACCAGAAAACAGTGTAAACAATGCTGGGTACGGAGGTTTTAAAGTTGGTATTAGTACTGCTGGCAATCAAGATAAAGGAAGCCATGGAGGTGGATATGGATCTACTTATGCCAGCAAATATGGGAATAGTTATGGCGTCAGTACTGGTACTGGTGGTCAAAAGGGATTCAAATTCGATGTGAATACAGCAACTAGTCAAAACAAGGGAAATCATGGTACTGGCTTGGGATATGGGGGTACCTTTGGTGGCAGTACTGGAGGTGGCAATGGAGGTGTAGTAATAGACATAAGCTCAACTGGAAATAGTGAAAGGGGCAGTGGAGGATTTAGTTTAGATACTGGATCAGTTTTAGAAACTTCTACTGGATTTGAAGGGTCAAACTTTGTTGGCGGAAAAAAGGATATTGAAATAGGCACAGTTGGGGAAGGCTTTGAGCTAAGTGGATCTGGAGGACAAACTAGTGTTGTTCAGTACGGAGGTAGTACTGGAGGTGTAGCACCTACCGTTGATTTTGGACTGAGTATTGGAGGAATTGGAAGTGGAGGTAGTGGATACAGTGGAGGAGAAATCGGAAAATTTGAGGTCGCAGGATTTGACAATGGTGGTGCAGGATTTAGTGTACCAAGCGGAGACAGCGGAGATGTCATAGTAGTTGTAGAAGAAGGAGTAGACGAATCAACATTTGAAGGGGGGAGGGGTAGTGGTGGAGTCAGTTATGGAACTTCGCTGGGATCAAGTGGAGGTTCAGAGTTTTCTTCTGGATATGGTGGAAAAGTTGGAAGTAGTTACGCAGGAAGTGGAGGCAGCAAAGGCTACGGTGGTGGTGGTGTGAACCTTGGTGGTGGTTTCGGACTCGGTGGAGGATCTACGGGCTCATCTAGCTACGGCAGTAAGAGTGAAAGTAGCTTTGGGGTCCACCATAGTAATAAACATCACGGTTCAGGAGGCAGTAAAGGAACTGTTGGTGTGACTCTTGGAGATGCATTTGGAATAAGCGGTGGATCACAAGTTGGCCACTCGGCTCACGGCGCACACGCTGCTGGAAGTCATGGAGGTGGTACCGGGGGATTAAGTTTCGGAATTGGTGTCGATGGTGCATCTGGAGGAAGTCACGGCGGCAGAGGTGAAAGTCACTTCGGAAGCCATGCGTCACACGGTGGACACGGGTATAGAGCCAGCCATGGAGGTGGTAACGGGGAATTAAGTTTTGGTTTTGGAGCAGGCGGTGGATCACAAGGTAATCACGGAGGAAAAGGGGAAAGCCATTTTGGAGTCCATGGTTCAAACGGAGGATACGGGTCTACGGCAGGAGGAGGCGGTAACGGTGCGTTAAGTTTCGGGGTGggtgccggcggcggcggcggcggtggatcACAAGGAAACTACGCAGTCAAAGAAACAAGTCATTTCGAAAGCCATGGGTCAGGCGGAAGCTATGGGTCAGGCGGAAGCCATGGAAGCAATAACGGAGGATTGAGTTTCGGTTTAGGAGCTGGCGGTGGCGGTGGCTCAGCAGGAAGCCATGTAGGGCAAGGAGGAAGCCATTTTGGAAGCCACGGTTCCAGCGGGAGCCATGGGGCGAGTAACGGAGGATTGAGTGTCGGTTTTGGAGGTGGCAGTGGATCCGAAGGAAGTTATAGTGGACAAGGGGGAAGCCATTTCGGAAGCCATGGGTCAAGTGGAGGTCACGGGGCCAGTAACGGAGGTTTGAGTTTTGGTTTTGGAGCCGGAGGTGGCTCAGAAGGAAGTCATGGAGGAAGAGGGGAGGGCCACTTCGGAAGCCACGGGTCAAGCGGAAGTCAAGGGGGTGGTAATGGCGGTTTGAGCTTCGGTTTCGGCGTAGGTGGATCGGAGGGGGGAGCAAGCACTTACgggtaa
- the LOC119692448 gene encoding glycine-rich cell wall structural protein: MARLITVALAVIVVGLQADAAPDRVRRGYGGGGYGGGGGGGGGGGGGGFGGGGGLGGGHGGGLGGGHGGGLGGGHGGAGLGGGHGGAGLGGGHGGNGGGLGGGHGGGLGGGHGGGGGLGGGHGGGLGGGLGGGHGGGGGLGGGHGGSLGGGHGGYDGGALTPVGHGANGGFGGGHGGNSGGHGGHGGHGGGGGYGGSSASASAHASAGSYGGGGYKGGYGR, encoded by the exons ATGGCACGATTGATAACTGTAGCGCTAGCTGTGATTGTGGTGGGACTGCAGGCTGATGCAGCACcag ATCGCGTCCGTCGTGGTTACGGCGGTGGCGGGTACGGAGgaggcggcggtggcggcggcggcggcggaggcggtGGCttcggaggcggcggcggtctAGGGGGTGGCCACGGAGGAGGCCTAGGCGGTGGTCACGGAGGAGGCCTAGGGGGCGGACACGGTGGAGCTGGCCTCGGCGGTGGACATGGAGGAGCTGGCCTAGGAGGTGGTCATGGAGGAAACGGCGGCGGACTCGGTGGTGGTCACGGAGGTGGCCTTGGAGGTggacacggcggcggcggtggactAGGGGGAGGACATGGAGGTGGCTTAGGGGGCGGCCTTGGAGGCGgtcacggcggcggcggcggccttgGCGGAGGTCACGGTGGAAGCCTCGGAGGGGGCCACGGCGGGTACGACGGCGGCGCACTCACGCCGGTCGGACACGGAGCGAATGGAGGCTTCGGCGGCGGACACGGAGGCAACTCCGGCGGCCACGGCGGCCACGGGggccacggcggcggcggcggttaCGGAGGCTCCTCAGCATCAGCCAGCGCCCACGCCTCGGCCGGCAGCTACGGCGGTGGCGGTTACAAAGGCGGATACgg aCGCTAA